Genomic segment of Verrucomicrobiota bacterium:
GGTGGGTGAGCTTGTGCGCCCGCGCGGTCTCCCGGCGCAACCCCACCAGCGCCTCGCGGTCCTCCTGCACTTGTGGCGGCAGGAACTTGAGCGCCGCCGCCTCGTTCAAATGTTCGTCTTGCGCCAGCCAGACGACCCCCATGCCGCCTTGGCCTAGCTTGCGAACCAAAGTGTAACGCCCCGCCCCAGCCTTCTGGCCGGGGACGAATTGCGCGCTGCCGGTTGGACTTGCCATGGCGGGGAGAGTAAGAAAAGATGCCTTGCGAGTCAAACATTACCGCTACCGCCGATAACCCCCTGCCCTTTTCCGCTACGACCGGCGCAGCGCCAGGATCAGCGCGTTCAGCGTGTTCAGGATCGTGCCCACCTCCCATTGCGTCGGCGGATCGCTCACGACGCAATCCATGGGCAGCACATAGGAACGGTGAAATCACGATTGACGTTTTGAGGCAGGTATGGACAATTCGGCACAGCTATGGAAGCAAAAGAAATTTCATCCTTGGACCGCGCACTGGCTAAAATATGCCTAAGTTGCCTGGTTTGCCGTCGGGCTCGAACAAAGCAACAGGGGGCGGCGTACTGGTTCGTGAGCCGGGTGGAAGATAAAATATGCCCCTTCTGCCGCGCCTACGAGCGGGTTTATGGGCGTAAAGCACACGTGGTTTCTCCTCCACGCCCATGAATGGTCCCGTGCAACTGGTGGAAATTCCGCGCACGCCAGCAGGCGTTTCCCGTTTTCTCAAGGTGAGTTACGGGATTTACGGCGATGATCCCAATTGGGTGGCCCCGTTATTGGTGGACCTGGAAAAGGTGTTCACCAACGCCAATCCGCTATTCCAACACGCAGAGATGAAGTTATGGGTGGCTGTGCGGCAGGGCAAAGATGTTGGCCGCATCGCCGGCATTGTGGATCGCCACTACAATGAATACCACAAAGTCGCCGCCGCGTTTTTTGGTTTTTTTGAATCCATCAACGATGCCGCCGTGAGCCAACCACTATTCCAGGCGGCCATTGCCTGGGCGCGTCAACACGGCGCCACCACGATGCTGGGGCCCATGAATCCCACTACCAACGACGAATGCGGCTTGCTCGTCAAAGGGTATGATTCCCCGCCGGTTTTCATGATGACTTACAACCCACCGTATTACGCGGAACTGATCGAGGCCCAAGGCTTCGCTAAAACCAAGGATTTGCTCGCCTTTTATTTCGACTTGAAAAATACCCCGATGGAACGGTTCAACCGGCTGGCAGCCAAGTTTGCCAAACGGGAACCACAGATAAAAATCCGCCCTATTTTGCGGAAAAATCTGGAAGCCGACCTGGGTAAAATCAAAGAGGTTTATAACGAAGCCTGGCAGGAAAACTGGGGCTTTGTGCCCATGACCGATTTGGAACTCAACTTCATGGCGAGTCGGCTGAAGCCCATGCTGAAAGAGGGCATTTCTTATCTGGCCGAACTGCCGGGAGAAACCGTCGGGTTCCTCCTGGCACTGCCGGATTTCAACCAGGCGATGAAACCTTTGCGCGGACACCTGATCACCCCGCACATATTCAGTTTCATCCCTTATCTATTGGGATGGAAGGAGACGAATATCGTGAGGGTGATCACGCTGGGAGTAAAAAATAAATATCGCGGACGCGGTATTGAGGCCGCCATGCTGGCAGATGGGCTGCGCCAAGGGTTCAAGCTGGGATTTAAATTTGTCGAAGCTTCCTGGATTTTGGAGGACAATATCGCCGTTCAACGAGTCATTGAATTATTCGGAGGGTATCCGTACAAAACCTACCGAATTTATGAAAAGACCATTCACTAGCCTCATTCAAGTTTCCTCAGAAGGATCGCGCCAGGGACGAATCGTGATGGAGGCAATTTCATGCACATCAATGTAGTACAAGCTGGCGTCCTTGAATTTCAGAAAAATGGTTTCATTGGTGACATGCCCGTCTTCCACCCGTGTCTGAGGCGAAAACTCCTGATCGCTATTCTTAAAACGAATTACCACCGAAATATTTTTCAGCGGTGACCGATACAGCAATGATAAATCTTTGGCATTCATGGACCGGGCTTGGTCTAAGGCAAATTACTGCCGGGAGCAAGCAGAAATTATGGATGCTTTTTTTGCGGGCACACGCCATTTGTCACCATTTCCGGCTTGCCAGTGTTTCAGCGAAAGCCTGATAGTCGTCCCGTTATTGAGATATACGTGTTAAACGTAAGGATTTAAATTATGAACAAAGTGCGTTTTGGCATTATCGGCATGGGCAACATGGGCAAGTTTCACGCGGATTACTTGATGAAAGGCAGGATCACGCGCGGTGAACTGGCGGCCGTGAGTGATTCCTTCACGCCGAACCTTGAGCCATTCAAAGATAAGGTCACGACCTTTGACAGCAGCGAGAAGCTGATCCGCTCGGGCAAGGTGGATGCAGTCATCATT
This window contains:
- a CDS encoding GNAT family N-acetyltransferase, with the protein product MNGPVQLVEIPRTPAGVSRFLKVSYGIYGDDPNWVAPLLVDLEKVFTNANPLFQHAEMKLWVAVRQGKDVGRIAGIVDRHYNEYHKVAAAFFGFFESINDAAVSQPLFQAAIAWARQHGATTMLGPMNPTTNDECGLLVKGYDSPPVFMMTYNPPYYAELIEAQGFAKTKDLLAFYFDLKNTPMERFNRLAAKFAKREPQIKIRPILRKNLEADLGKIKEVYNEAWQENWGFVPMTDLELNFMASRLKPMLKEGISYLAELPGETVGFLLALPDFNQAMKPLRGHLITPHIFSFIPYLLGWKETNIVRVITLGVKNKYRGRGIEAAMLADGLRQGFKLGFKFVEASWILEDNIAVQRVIELFGGYPYKTYRIYEKTIH